The genome window TTGAAAATGACCACGACCGGTGATACGTTGACCGCAGCCGATTCCGGAGTGAGGTTCGATCCCATCCCGTTTCCCAAACCCGTGCTGGCGCGGGCGATGATCCCGAAAACCCGCGCCGACGAGGAAAAAATCAGCAACGCGCTGGCGCGGCTGGTCGAGGAGGACCCGTCGCTCAGTGTGGAACGCGACGCGCAGACGCATCAATTGCTGGTGTCGGGGCTGGGACAGGAACACCTCGACGTCATCATCGAACGGCTGAAGCGCCGCTTCAGCGTGGACGTGGACACCAAGCCGCCCAAGGTGCCGTACCGCGAAACCATTCGCGGCAAGACCAAGGTGCAGGGCAAGCACAAAAAGCAGAGTGGCGGTCGCGGGCAATATGGCGACTGCTGGCTGGAGATCATGCCGCTGTCCCGGGGACGCGGATTTGAATTTGAAAACAAGATCGTGGGCGGTGCCATTCCAAAAACTTACATCCCCGCCGTGGAAAAAGGCATCGTGGAAGCGATGGAACATGGTACGGTGGCGAATTACCCGATGGTCGATGTCAAGGTCATGCTCTACGACGGCTCGTATCATGATGTCGATTCCTCGGAGATGGCTTTCAAGATTGCCGGGTCCATCGGCTTCAAGAAGGGTGTCAAGGATTGCAAACCGATTCTGCTGGAGCCGATCATGACGATGGAGGTCAACGTGCCCAGCGAATGCGTGGGTGACGTGATGGGCGACCTCAATTCCAAACGCGGAAAAATCATGGGGGTCGATGCCAGCGACGAGGATCAGACCATCCGGGCCCACGTGCCGATGGCTTCCATCCTCAACTACGCTCCGGAACTCCGGGCACTGACCGCAGGGCGCGGCGTGTTCGTCATGGAGTTCGATCATTATGACGACGTCCCGGAGCACCTCACGCAGAAAATTGTAGAAGAGACCCGTGCGGAAGCGGAAGCCTCCCACTGATTTTCCTTTTTTATTTTTGAGAGGCTCACTTGCCGAACACGCCGGAAGTAGGAACTGTGGTCAAGGCCGACCTCGTGGACAGGGTTTACGACAAGGTCGGGTTCACCCGCAAGGAAGCCGCCGAAGCGGTTGAGGTGGTTTTCGAGGAGATCAAAAACGCCCTAGTCCGCGGGGAAGACGTACGCATCGTCGGCTTTGCCAGTTTCAACCTGCGCGACAAAAAGGCCCGCAAGGCCCGCAATCCCAGCACTGGAGAGCCCATCGTCATCCAACCCCGGCGCGTGCTGTCCTTCAAACCGAGCAAACAATTGTTGCAGTCCACCAACCGTGAACTCGATGAACATAAAACTCCCTGACAAACTGTTTTTCAAAATCGGCGAGGTGGCGGACATCGCGGATGTCGAGCAGCATGTGCTGCGTTACTGGGAAGATGAGTTCGAGGACCTGAAACCGGACAAGAACCGGTCCGGCCAGCGCCTGTATCAGAAAAAAGACATCGAGCGCATTCTCGAAATCAAACAACTGCTGTACCACGATAAGTACACCATCGCCGGAGCCAAGCAGCGTCTGAAGCAACGCCGCAAGGGCGCATCGCAACTGGATTTCGGTTTCGACCGCGGCGCCTTCATCGACCTGAAAAACCGGATTCAGGAAGAGCTGGAATCCATTCTGGAAATCCTCGATAAAAAATAGGGGCCGCCGCGTGCACTCCACCAACCGGACGCCCTCTTGCAGACCGCTGCGCGCGGAACTCCCCATTCTTCTTCATCCTTTGGCGATCCTTCTCACGGCGGTGGTCGTGATGGCGGTGCCTGCTCTGGGCAGGGGCGGGGAGCCGGAAGCGTCCGAACCGGTGATGCTGGAGCCGATCGAGGTCACCGCCACCCGCACGAAGAAATCACCCACGGACATTCCCAACAGCTTGCGTGTCATCGAACGGGGCGCCTGGCAGGAACACCAGCCGGGAGCGACGGTGGAGGAATTTGCGGTCGGCGCGCCGGGTGTGTTTTTTCAGAACCGGTTCAACTTCGCGCAGGATCTGCGTATCGCCATTCGCGGTTTCGGCGCGCGGTCGCCTTTCGGTGTGCGTGGTATCCAGGTGCATGTCGATGGCATCCCGCAAACGCTTCCCGACGGCCAGACCCAGCTCGATTCGATCGACCCTTCTCTCATTCAGCGCATGGAAATTCTGCGCGGCCCGTCGGCGTCCCTGTTCGGCAATGCATCAGGCGGCATGATCTCCATGACCACCCGCAACCCCACGTCGGACCGATTGGAACTCGCTCCCCGGCAGGTGTTCGGTGCGTTCGGCTATTTCAAATCCGAACTCTGGGCGGGCAAGCGGGAACCGGATTTCGACTACGGCTGGTTCGCGTCGCGCTTGCAACAGACCGGCTGGCGCGATAACAGCCGCATGGAGAACCTGTTCACGCAACTCAAACTGAATTTTTGGAGCGGTGCCGATTCCGACTGGATGGTGCTGTTCCGCAAATTCCATTCGCCACTGACGGAAGACCCCGGCGGCCTGACTCGTTCTCAGGCGCAAAACAATCCCCGGCAGGCCGCACCGCGCAACCTTCTGTTCCACGCCGGGGAGGAGGTGGATCAGGAACAGTTGGCTGTGCGCTATCGCAACACCTCCGGAGGCGGCCAGGAGTGGACCGTCACCGCGCACCTGCTGCACCGGGATTTTGAAAACCGTCTGCCGTTCACGTCCGGCGGGCAGGTGCAGTTCGACCGCTGGGTCGGAGGCGTGTCCATACAATGGAGCCGGGACCACACCCTGTTGGAGCGACGCAACCGGTTTCTGGCAGGGATCGACTACGGCATCCAAAACGACGACCGCCGCCGCTTCGACAACAATTTCGGATCGCAGGGCGCGTTGACTCTGGATCAGGAAGAACGGGTGCAGAGCATCGGGCCGTTTTTCCGCAATGAATGGACGGTGATGGAGCGCATGGATGTGGTCGTCGGCGGGCGCTGGGACTGGTTGCACTACCGCGTGGACGATGCGTTTCAGAGCGACGGCGACCAGTCCGGCTCGCAAACGCTGTCGCAGGGCAGCGGCACCGTCGGGCTGGTGTACCACCTTGCGGAGGAGCATCAGCTTTATGCCAACGTCGCTTCGGTGTTCGAAACGCCGACCACCACCGAATTGATCAACAACCCGGCCGGATCGGGCGGGTTCAATCCCAATCTGCAATCGCAAACCTCGCTCAGTCAGGAGTTGGGCGTGCGTGGCACCCCTGCGGGATTTCAATATGAAGCGGTGCTGTTTTACATCCGCTCGTGGGATGAGATCACGCCGTTCGAACTGCCGGCATTTCCCGGTCGCACGTTTTTCAGAAACGCCGGCACGTCGCAACGGCTGGGCGTGGAAACCCGTGTGGCCACGCCGGAGTGGCACGGCCTGATGGGCGAGATCGCCTACACGTATTCCGATTTCGAGTTTGAAGAGTTCGTCGCCAACAATGTCAGTTTCGAGGGCAATGCGTTTCCCGGTGTGCCCGCGCACCGGTGGGAGGGGCGGGTGCGCTACGCACATCCTTCGGGAGCTTTTGGGCAGGTGCGGGTGCAGCGGGTGGGGCGGTTTTTCGTGGACAACGCCAACACCACCACCAACGCCGCCTACAGCCTGGGGCAATTGCTGCTGGGATGGAAAGGAGACTGGCAGGGAGTCGAGGCCTCGGTGTTCGCCGGAATCAACAACCTGTTCGACGACCGCTACAACGCCAACGCACGCATCAATGCCGCTTTCGGTCGTTACTTTGAGCCGGGACCTCCAGTCAATGTTTTCGGCGGCTTGCGCCTGCGGATTTTGCCGTTTTGAAAGGGGCTTTAAATGGCTTGTATTGACAAACCCGCCTCAGGTACACTGGGGCCATGAAAACTCCTTTCAACATGCTGAGGGGAATTTTTCTCTTCTCCTTCCTGCTGCTGGCCGGATTGATGATTTCGCCTGTTTGGGCGAGTCATACCGGCAGCGACGATCACGACAGCCAACCCAAAAAACGTCCCTTTTTCGAATACAAGGGAGATTACCGGGGTGAGATCAACAGCCTGAAAGAAAAATTTCAGGAGGCGTACGGGTACCAATTGATGGATCTCGACCGGGGCTGGATCCCGGATGAGATCAAAAAACTGCACGACGCGTTCGCCATGCTGCCTGAGAGTTTTTACCGCCTCCCCGGTCTCAAGGGATTTTACCGTTCCAACAGTTTGAATCAGGAAAACCAGCCTTTGGTGGCGGGAGAAATATTTGCGGCCACGTTTCCGAAAGTGACGATGGTTTACCGCCAGGATGCGAAGATGCATCTGGTTCAGATTCAGGATGAAACACCGCGCATCGAATTTTACAACGACTTGTTTTATCTGGATCCCGAGGACTTCCAGAACATCGTCCAGCATGAGATGGGTCACATTTTCGATGTGTTCAACGACTTCCCCAGTTTGCAGGCGGAGTGGTTGACGCTGGCCGGTTTCAGCATTCTCAATCTACCGGCGCTGGATGGAGAGCGGGACAGCGATTTTCTTTACACCCTGATCAACGATCCCGATATCACCCGTTTTTCCCCGGTTTCCAATCTGCAGCAGCCTATCCATTCCCGCGAAAATCCGATGGAGGATTTCGCCAATGCCGTGGCCGGGTACATTCATTATCCTTACTTCCGCTACACCAATCCCGAGCGGTACCGGTTCATGAAGGAACGGGTTTTTAAGGGGAAAGAATATTTTGAGGAAGCGCGACCGGGCACCTATGCGGAAATCATCCACGCTGATTTTCAAAAAGCGATCGACGCGGAAGACTGGGGAAGCGCTCTCGAAATTTTAAAAGAAGCGGCGCGTACGATTGATATGGATGCGGATGAAAAAATGTTCCAGGCGTTGAAGCAGGCTGCGGAAAAACCGCGACCCCGTGAGGACGATCACAAGCTGGCTGCTGCCAGTTGCTATCTGTTGCATCCGGGTGCGTTGCTGCTGCGCCAGGAGTTGTGGTCCAAGGGGCGCATCGATCCGGAAACGATCCTCAAGATGCCGCGCTGCGGGGGCATGCAGAAGCGGGTTTATCAGGAGCGTCTGACCAAGGTGCCGGTGATGAGCCTCTATTTTTTTCAGGAAAAGGGGGAGTCCTGGATTCAGTTTCTCGACCCGACGTTGTTTGTGGCCCAGTCACGCGGCTTCAAGACGTCTTACAAATGGCGCTTGTCTCTGGCGCGGGGGGATTCGTTCCGGCTGGCGGCCAGTGGCCAGACCGACTACATGACCGACGTCGATGGCTCCATCCGCATCAGCCTGGAAAAGACAACGTTGCGGGGAGCCGACTGGAAATTCCCGCCGGAACGCATGGCCCGGCTGGAAGTCTGGGCCGAACGCAAGCACCCGCTTTTTCCCAAGGTCTTTGCTTCCGAACGCAACACCGTGCCGGTGGTGGCGAAGCCCTGGTTCGATTACCTCGGACCCAAGCCGCCCAAAATCCACATCGTGTATCCGCCTGTACTGGGCCGGGACGTGGATTCGGTCAGGTGAGGGTGCGGCACAAGCGCACCGCCATGTTGAGGTTGGCGTACTGGGACGGCCAAACCTTCACCCCATCCTCGAACTGAACCACCAGCGCCGCCGATTCCTTGACGTCCTCCGTCCATGTCACACCGGCCGAACCCGGCTCGAAAATGGGATCAAGATAAATGTCATCGCCGTATTTGTCCTTGTTGGCCTTGTCCAACTCGAGCAGGCTGAAGGCCTCGTCTTCGAGAGGGAACCGCCAGTCGTCGAACCCGCCA of Nitrospina watsonii contains these proteins:
- a CDS encoding integration host factor subunit alpha; this encodes MPNTPEVGTVVKADLVDRVYDKVGFTRKEAAEAVEVVFEEIKNALVRGEDVRIVGFASFNLRDKKARKARNPSTGEPIVIQPRRVLSFKPSKQLLQSTNRELDEHKTP
- a CDS encoding MerR family transcriptional regulator, whose protein sequence is MNIKLPDKLFFKIGEVADIADVEQHVLRYWEDEFEDLKPDKNRSGQRLYQKKDIERILEIKQLLYHDKYTIAGAKQRLKQRRKGASQLDFGFDRGAFIDLKNRIQEELESILEILDKK
- a CDS encoding TonB-dependent receptor family protein, giving the protein MHSTNRTPSCRPLRAELPILLHPLAILLTAVVVMAVPALGRGGEPEASEPVMLEPIEVTATRTKKSPTDIPNSLRVIERGAWQEHQPGATVEEFAVGAPGVFFQNRFNFAQDLRIAIRGFGARSPFGVRGIQVHVDGIPQTLPDGQTQLDSIDPSLIQRMEILRGPSASLFGNASGGMISMTTRNPTSDRLELAPRQVFGAFGYFKSELWAGKREPDFDYGWFASRLQQTGWRDNSRMENLFTQLKLNFWSGADSDWMVLFRKFHSPLTEDPGGLTRSQAQNNPRQAAPRNLLFHAGEEVDQEQLAVRYRNTSGGGQEWTVTAHLLHRDFENRLPFTSGGQVQFDRWVGGVSIQWSRDHTLLERRNRFLAGIDYGIQNDDRRRFDNNFGSQGALTLDQEERVQSIGPFFRNEWTVMERMDVVVGGRWDWLHYRVDDAFQSDGDQSGSQTLSQGSGTVGLVYHLAEEHQLYANVASVFETPTTTELINNPAGSGGFNPNLQSQTSLSQELGVRGTPAGFQYEAVLFYIRSWDEITPFELPAFPGRTFFRNAGTSQRLGVETRVATPEWHGLMGEIAYTYSDFEFEEFVANNVSFEGNAFPGVPAHRWEGRVRYAHPSGAFGQVRVQRVGRFFVDNANTTTNAAYSLGQLLLGWKGDWQGVEASVFAGINNLFDDRYNANARINAAFGRYFEPGPPVNVFGGLRLRILPF
- a CDS encoding Lcl domain-containing protein, with the protein product MTEQPRFVDNENGTITDHQLQLMWKKTDSFQDTKKWQNWFRGHEYLQIVNLERFGGFDDWRFPLEDEAFSLLELDKANKDKYGDDIYLDPIFEPGSAGVTWTEDVKESAALVVQFEDGVKVWPSQYANLNMAVRLCRTLT